GATCAACCGAAAAGTGCAGCTGCACTTTTTAGCATTTATTTAGGCATTAACATTTGGACGAACGGGACAAGACAAAGACAGCATCCTCTTTTACTGGCTAGCTTAATTATCCACCCATAGCTCTAAGCAAACTGAGCTAGTACATGCTGGCAATCTGTGGGCTACAGAAGACCAGCACCTCGTCGAGTTCGACCTTGGACTCGTCGCCGAACAGGCTCTCCTTGCCGTCCTCCCTCTTCGCGTAGGACAGCCCAAGCCGTGACCGCGCGCGCCGGAGGTCGCCGACGCCAACGCTGGCGTCGGGCCCCGTGAACACCCCCATCACGGCGGTGAGCGGCGGGCCGATGAGCAGCCCGTCGGCGCCGAACTGCGGCCCGCCCCGTGAGTAGTCGAACAGCGCAGCACCGCTCCCGCCCACCTTGGGCAGCACCACCGGAACGGCAGCGGCGGTGTCCTCCGGCGCTGCCGGCGGCCAGTAGAAGAGGAAGGCGTCGAGCGTGTCGTAGTAGTCGTCCGTGCTGCGGTACCCCTCCGGGCTGAACccgccgaacctgaaggagcctCCCGCCGTGTAGCCGACGACGACGCAGGGGCCCTTGAAGTCGCACCGCCGGTGGAAGTCCGTCGCGCTGAAGCCGTCAACGGTGGCCCTGTAACAGCAGCTGAGCTCGCGTCCTCTGAGGTGCGTATTGGCCACGAGCGACATGGGGAACGGCGGCTCCACGCCGTGGTACTGGAACTGCGGCGGCGGCGTCTCGGCGTCTTTTGCGCCTCTGCCCCAGTTGAAGAGGCTGCGGGGAGTGACGAACCTTGCTCTGGTCGGAGCGATCGCCACCCTGCCGCTCGCCATGAACGCCATGCCACTGATCGCTCACTCGAGCGATGGTGGGAATGAATGGAGGAGAATGAGCCGAAGATCGAACTACTCGACATCAAGTGAATTTTCGTGGGCACAGGCTCGCCTTATCTCTTGTGTGGCTTTGACAAGGAAAGTACGATCCCAAGGACATCTCCAACGCGGACCTGTCAATGAAAGTATGCCTTGAGATTTGTGGACGAGTATCTTCTGATGTCTGAAATCACTGAGCCGTTTGGTTGCTGCCCATGGTGGCTCTGCCAACCATGGGCACGCCAAAAAATTGGCGGACAATTCAGCCGCCACGGCTTCGCCAATATTTTGGTTACAGATGGGTGGGGGGCGAGCCAAATATTTGGAGCTGATCCAAATATGCGCCAACACGTTGGTCAATGCAAAAAATTTGGCTGGGCAACCCTTGGCTCTTATCCAAATAGCCCCCACATGCCTCAAAGCGATGGTCAAATTTTCTACTGCGGTGGTCAAAGTGTTTGTATCAGAGTACTTGAGAGAACCAAATATAGAATACACAACATAGCTAATGGCATCGTCGAAAGCAAGAGGTGGCTCATACGTCTCCACCGTATCTATAATTCTTTTATTAAATTCTATTATATTATAcctttttatatatttatatatatatatatatagactaATTTATTAATTTAGTGCCCAGTGTCACTTCTTTTTTGCTTGTTTATGGTTTCGTAGAAATTCATATCTAGAAAGGTCCAAATATGATGACGATTTTTGACAATTTTTGTTAGACAATGAAGGACCCTAGAAGCTTTGAGAGAGGTCGAGGGGACCCACGAGGCAATCACATGGCCATGTGGCGtggcgggggggaggggggccaCGCCACCTGCTCATGTGGGGCCCCTCAGcctccgtttgacctaattcTTCCGCCTATAAATCATATAATTCTCGGAACCCTCAAAAGCGAACCCGAAAGAATATTATCACGGTCGCAACCCTCTATTTCGAATCGATCCCATTTGGAACCCTGTTTCGGTgttctgtcggagggggaagcCATCACGGGAGGCCTCTTCATCAATCTTGTTGCCTCCATGataatgtgtgagtagttccttTAGGACCTACGAGCCATAGTAatagttagatggcttcttcttcttcttcttcttctctctctttctctctctctctctccctctctttgatcttcaatacaatgatctCCTCTGAGATCAAGCCGATGTAATtcttgtggtgtgtttgttgggattcgatGATTTGTGGATTTGCAATCACATTATTCATTGAATATAACTGAACCTTTTAAATTATGATGTATGATTGAGTAGCTATGTATGCTTTTCGAGTTATTTGTCTTCTCTGGCCAAGATAGATGGGTAATTCTTCAGTGGGAGTGCTTCATAGTAGTGGGTTCAATCTCACGGTGATCTATATCCCAGTGACAAAATGGGGAGAAGGCATGTGATGTGTTGTTAGGGATAAAACGACGGAGATTGATCTTATTGCTAGGTTTCTTtctgtctacatcatgtcatattgctTATTGCGTTACTCTATTTTTCATTAAATTTAGTACTTTGAGATGCATACTGGATAGTGGTCTTGggatggagtaatagtagtagatgtagatggataacagtctacttgtcacggatgtatGCCTATACAAGATTATGTCATGAATGGTCATAGTTACCAATGTTGCTTACCTGTTAGtcgcccaacaataatttgtttatcATGCCACTACCTGCTTTCAAGAGAGATGCTACTagtgaacctatggcccccgggtccatTCTCCATTAATACTTGCGTTGCTATGTTACTATTTTAGTTACCTTTATTTATTTTGCCGTTTTTCCATATCATTATCTATCACCATTTGCTTTTAACCTTGCAACTAACAAGGCGAGGGGGTTGACAACCCCCTTGACAAGTTGGGTGCAAGcatttttgtttgtttgtgtgtaggtgttgCTTATCTTGTTAGCTTTTACACTCCTACTAGTTCGATTAAACCTTTGTTCTTAACTGAGCAAAATACTTTATGTTGTTGTGCTACATCACCCTCCCTCTTCAGGGAATTCAAAAACTCCTATGGGAGCAGCAGTGGCAAGGTATACTTGGATTCCTCGATTGCATGCATCAACAA
This genomic window from Aegilops tauschii subsp. strangulata cultivar AL8/78 chromosome 4, Aet v6.0, whole genome shotgun sequence contains:
- the LOC109765604 gene encoding uncharacterized protein, which encodes MAFMASGRVAIAPTRARFVTPRSLFNWGRGAKDAETPPPQFQYHGVEPPFPMSLVANTHLRGRELSCCYRATVDGFSATDFHRRCDFKGPCVVVGYTAGGSFRFGGFSPEGYRSTDDYYDTLDAFLFYWPPAAPEDTAAAVPVVLPKVGGSGAALFDYSRGGPQFGADGLLIGPPLTAVMGVFTGPDASVGVGDLRRARSRLGLSYAKREDGKESLFGDESKVELDEVLVFCSPQIASMY